A single genomic interval of Nerophis ophidion isolate RoL-2023_Sa linkage group LG11, RoL_Noph_v1.0, whole genome shotgun sequence harbors:
- the LOC133561748 gene encoding CCR4-NOT transcription complex subunit 3-like: protein MYSTWCNDSLCSPRRHLLVVNIPPSLGVCPLGPTPLPKDQLYQQAMQESAWTHMPHPSDSERIRQYLMRNPCPTLPFHHQMPPHHSDSIEFYQRLSTETLFFIFYYLEGTKAQYLSAKALKKQSWRFHTKYMMWFQRHEEPKTITDEFEQGTYIYFDYEKWGQRKKEGFTFEYRYLEDRDLQ, encoded by the exons ATGTACTCCACCTGGTGCAATGACAGTTTGTGCTCTCCCCGCAGACATCTTCTCGTCGTCAACATCCCGCCCTCGTTGGGCGTCTGCCCGCTTGGCCCCACCCCCCTCCCCAAAGACCAGCTGTACCAGCAGGCCATGCAGGAGTCGGCGTGGACGCACATGCCGCACCCGTCGGACTCGGAGCGGATCCG GCAATACCTGATGAGGAACCCCTGCCCCACCTTGCCCTTCCACCATCAGATGCCTCCTCACCATTCAGACTCCATCGAGTTCTACCAGCGACTCTCCACTGAAACGCTCTTCTTCATCTTCTACTACCTGGAg GGCACCAAGGCTCAGTATTTGTCTGCCAAGGCGCTGAAGAAGCAATCATGGAGGTTTCACACCAAGTACATGATGTGGTTCCAGAGGCACGAGGAACCCAAAACCATCACTGATGAGTTTGAGCAG GGCACTTACATTTACTTTGACTATGAGAAATGGGGCCAGAGGAAGAAGGAGGGCTTCACCTTCGAGTACAGGTACCTGGAAGACCGAGACCTGCAGTGA
- the si:dkey-283b15.2 gene encoding neuronal pentraxin-1 isoform X2 translates to MEKMQTPLSSSFLLLSFLFWPSSCSPGLDFHDFYSAHPRFLCTPVPLDADPSCFPAAGVGGAAHQGPPPAGWLGAGEEAKNTILHLRENLVRQKETILDQRETIRELTAKLAMCEGLGRTPHDDRSSDHAKHYNWGHHYGTLTPDPPSDGVHREKDVKHETSRSPEQMESMLQALKERLDNLQKRNSSLTYSSALRQLLQRKIHTLEEQLHQRTGALGDQLHHDDHDDQRHIDDHDDRHDLHHDDDPNGRTDDSDQGDHGDHEDHGDHGDHGDHDTGQHLDEHSDGRHDGDNEDTDDGHQGNEADSHTFVPHPESSEASQQGGYHNQLDTMLQQLHLQGSSSRENFQISFPMRTNFMFGKMKKTILQEIFAFTLCLWIKNGVGVAMGTPLSYSAPGQPNELVLIEWGGNPIELLIDDQVTSLPWSLGDAKWHHVCVSWSTRDGGWEAYQDGVQRGSGTGLAPWHAIKSGGVFILGQEQDTLGGRFDAAQSFVGEMADVQMWSRVLSAAEIHHLASCGGRPTGDVLAWSEAQVELHGGALKHAMEPCR, encoded by the exons ATGGAGAAGATGCAGACTCCACTTTCATCCTCCTTCCTCCTGCTCTCTTTTCTCTTCTGGCCTTCATCCTGCAGTCCGGGCTTGGACTTTCACGACTTCTACAGCGCACACCCGCGCTTCCTGTGCACACCAGTCCCTTTGGATGCAGACCCCTCCTGCTTTCCCGCAGCGGGCGTAGGCGGGGCTGCCCATCAAGGTCCGCCCCCAGCAGGCTGGTTGGGAGCGGGCGAGGAAGCCAAAAATACCATCCTCCACCTTAGGGAGAACCTGGTCCGCCAGAAAGAGACCATCTTGGACCAAAGGGAGACCATCAGGGAGCTGACGGCCAAGCTGGCCATGTGCGAGGGCTTAGGGCGGACGCCTCACGATGACCGCTCCTCGGATCACGCCAAGCACTATAACTGGGGTCACCACTACGGTACCCTCACACCCGACCCGCCGTCGGACGGAGTTCACCGGGAGAAGGATGTCAAGCATGAGACGTCACGGTCACCGGAGCAGATGGAGAGCATGTTGCAGGCGCTCAAGGAGAGGCTGGACAATCTGCAG AAGAGGAACTCATCCCTCACGTATTCCAGCGCTCTCAGACAACTCCTGCAGAGGAAGATCCATACTCTGGAGGAGCAACTGCACCAACGCACTGGTGCGCTCGGCGACCAGCTCCACCACGATGACCACGACGACCAGCGCCACATTGATGACCACGATGACCGTCACGACCTCCACCATGATGATGATCCTAACGGCCGGACAGACGACAGCGACCAGGGAGACCATGGCGACCATGAAGACCATGGCGACCATGGAGACCATGGTGACCATGACACTGGACAACATTTGGACGAGCACAGCGATGGCCGCCATGACGGAGACAATGAAGACACCGATGATGGTCACCAGGGCAACGAAGCAGACAGTCACACTTTTGTGCCGCACCCAGAATCCAGTGAAGCTTCACAACAAGGAGGATACCACAACCAACTGGACACCATGCTTCAACAACTCCACCTGCAAG GTTCCAGCAGCAGAGAGAATTTCCAGATCAGTTTTCCAATGAGAACAAACTTCATGTTTGGAAAAATGAAGAAAACTATTTTGCAAGAAATCTTTGCTTTCACTTTGTGTCTTTGGATCAAAAACGGCGTGGGCGTCGCCATGGGAACGCCGTTGTCCTACTCCGCACCTGGACAACCTAACGAGTTGGTGCTGATTGAGTGGGGGGGGAACCCCATAGAACTGCTGATTGATGACCAG GTGACGTCTCTGCCGTGGTCTCTGGGCGACGCCAAGTGGCATCACGTGTGCGTCAGCTGGTCCACGCGGGACGGGGGCTGGGAGGCCTACCAAGACGGCGTCCAGCGGGGGTCCGGGACCGGCTTGGCTCCCTGGCACGCCATCAAGTCGGGAGGCGTGTTCATCCTGGGACAGGAGCAG GACACCCTGGGAGGTCGCTTCGACGCCGCCCAGTCCTTCGTGGGGGAAATGGCGGACGTGCAGATGTGGTCTCGGGTCCTGAGCGCCGCCGAGATCCACCACCTGGCTTCCTGTGGCGGCCGCCCCACCGGCGACGTGCTGGCCTGGTCCGAGGCGCAGGTGGAGCTGCACGGCGGGGCGCTCAAACACGCCATGGAGCCTTGCCGCTAA
- the si:dkey-283b15.2 gene encoding neuronal pentraxin-1 isoform X1: protein MEKMQTPLSSSFLLLSFLFWPSSCSPGLDFHDFYSAHPRFLCTPVPLDADPSCFPAAGVGGAAHQGPPPAGWLGAGEEAKNTILHLRENLVRQKETILDQRETIRELTAKLAMCEGLGRTPHDDRSSDHAKHYNWGHHYGTLTPDPPSDGVHREKDVKHETSRSPEQMESMLQALKERLDNLQQKRNSSLTYSSALRQLLQRKIHTLEEQLHQRTGALGDQLHHDDHDDQRHIDDHDDRHDLHHDDDPNGRTDDSDQGDHGDHEDHGDHGDHGDHDTGQHLDEHSDGRHDGDNEDTDDGHQGNEADSHTFVPHPESSEASQQGGYHNQLDTMLQQLHLQGSSSRENFQISFPMRTNFMFGKMKKTILQEIFAFTLCLWIKNGVGVAMGTPLSYSAPGQPNELVLIEWGGNPIELLIDDQVTSLPWSLGDAKWHHVCVSWSTRDGGWEAYQDGVQRGSGTGLAPWHAIKSGGVFILGQEQDTLGGRFDAAQSFVGEMADVQMWSRVLSAAEIHHLASCGGRPTGDVLAWSEAQVELHGGALKHAMEPCR, encoded by the exons ATGGAGAAGATGCAGACTCCACTTTCATCCTCCTTCCTCCTGCTCTCTTTTCTCTTCTGGCCTTCATCCTGCAGTCCGGGCTTGGACTTTCACGACTTCTACAGCGCACACCCGCGCTTCCTGTGCACACCAGTCCCTTTGGATGCAGACCCCTCCTGCTTTCCCGCAGCGGGCGTAGGCGGGGCTGCCCATCAAGGTCCGCCCCCAGCAGGCTGGTTGGGAGCGGGCGAGGAAGCCAAAAATACCATCCTCCACCTTAGGGAGAACCTGGTCCGCCAGAAAGAGACCATCTTGGACCAAAGGGAGACCATCAGGGAGCTGACGGCCAAGCTGGCCATGTGCGAGGGCTTAGGGCGGACGCCTCACGATGACCGCTCCTCGGATCACGCCAAGCACTATAACTGGGGTCACCACTACGGTACCCTCACACCCGACCCGCCGTCGGACGGAGTTCACCGGGAGAAGGATGTCAAGCATGAGACGTCACGGTCACCGGAGCAGATGGAGAGCATGTTGCAGGCGCTCAAGGAGAGGCTGGACAATCTGCAG CAGAAGAGGAACTCATCCCTCACGTATTCCAGCGCTCTCAGACAACTCCTGCAGAGGAAGATCCATACTCTGGAGGAGCAACTGCACCAACGCACTGGTGCGCTCGGCGACCAGCTCCACCACGATGACCACGACGACCAGCGCCACATTGATGACCACGATGACCGTCACGACCTCCACCATGATGATGATCCTAACGGCCGGACAGACGACAGCGACCAGGGAGACCATGGCGACCATGAAGACCATGGCGACCATGGAGACCATGGTGACCATGACACTGGACAACATTTGGACGAGCACAGCGATGGCCGCCATGACGGAGACAATGAAGACACCGATGATGGTCACCAGGGCAACGAAGCAGACAGTCACACTTTTGTGCCGCACCCAGAATCCAGTGAAGCTTCACAACAAGGAGGATACCACAACCAACTGGACACCATGCTTCAACAACTCCACCTGCAAG GTTCCAGCAGCAGAGAGAATTTCCAGATCAGTTTTCCAATGAGAACAAACTTCATGTTTGGAAAAATGAAGAAAACTATTTTGCAAGAAATCTTTGCTTTCACTTTGTGTCTTTGGATCAAAAACGGCGTGGGCGTCGCCATGGGAACGCCGTTGTCCTACTCCGCACCTGGACAACCTAACGAGTTGGTGCTGATTGAGTGGGGGGGGAACCCCATAGAACTGCTGATTGATGACCAG GTGACGTCTCTGCCGTGGTCTCTGGGCGACGCCAAGTGGCATCACGTGTGCGTCAGCTGGTCCACGCGGGACGGGGGCTGGGAGGCCTACCAAGACGGCGTCCAGCGGGGGTCCGGGACCGGCTTGGCTCCCTGGCACGCCATCAAGTCGGGAGGCGTGTTCATCCTGGGACAGGAGCAG GACACCCTGGGAGGTCGCTTCGACGCCGCCCAGTCCTTCGTGGGGGAAATGGCGGACGTGCAGATGTGGTCTCGGGTCCTGAGCGCCGCCGAGATCCACCACCTGGCTTCCTGTGGCGGCCGCCCCACCGGCGACGTGCTGGCCTGGTCCGAGGCGCAGGTGGAGCTGCACGGCGGGGCGCTCAAACACGCCATGGAGCCTTGCCGCTAA